A region from the Bacteroidales bacterium genome encodes:
- a CDS encoding aldo/keto reductase: MRVSAFGNTGLQVSTLGFGCMRLPVIDQDNSRIDEEQAMEMIHCAIDRGVNYFDTAYPYHAFDFSKGGASEPFLAKALGNGYREKVYVATKLPSWLVQTREDMDRYLDEQLERLETAYIDFYLLHGLDESYWRKLLSLGVLEFLNSALEAGKIRYAGFSYHDEAGLFKEIVDAYDWTFCQIQYNYMDEEYQAGAEGLKYAAERGLAVVVMEPLRGGTLVSGLPIAARKEFEKAAPGRSPVEWALHWLWKQPEVSVVLSGMSHLDQLKENLQLSDEFTQKEWTSRDDEALQRAVGLIRGLKRVDCTACSYCMPCPEGVNIPRNFALYNDFHMLHDPAARLRYTRLLSDTAKASNCIQCGLCEPQCPQGIPIRAELEHVAELFGSE; this comes from the coding sequence ATGAGGGTAAGCGCCTTTGGAAATACCGGTTTGCAGGTCTCCACCCTGGGCTTTGGATGCATGCGCCTTCCGGTTATCGACCAGGATAATTCCCGGATTGATGAAGAGCAAGCCATGGAGATGATCCATTGTGCCATTGACCGGGGGGTCAACTATTTTGATACAGCCTATCCCTATCATGCCTTCGATTTCTCCAAAGGGGGGGCCAGTGAACCTTTCCTGGCCAAAGCCCTGGGAAACGGGTACCGCGAGAAGGTATATGTAGCCACGAAGCTTCCATCCTGGCTGGTTCAGACCAGGGAGGATATGGACCGTTACCTGGATGAACAACTGGAGAGGCTGGAGACGGCTTACATCGATTTTTATCTCTTGCACGGGCTGGATGAGAGCTACTGGAGGAAGCTGCTTTCCCTGGGGGTCCTGGAGTTCCTGAACAGTGCCCTGGAGGCCGGTAAGATACGTTACGCCGGATTCTCCTATCACGATGAAGCTGGTCTGTTTAAGGAGATTGTGGACGCCTACGACTGGACCTTCTGCCAGATCCAGTATAACTACATGGATGAGGAGTACCAGGCAGGGGCCGAGGGTTTGAAATATGCTGCGGAACGGGGCCTGGCGGTGGTTGTTATGGAACCCCTCCGGGGAGGGACCCTGGTAAGCGGACTTCCGATCGCAGCCAGGAAGGAATTTGAAAAGGCCGCTCCGGGACGAAGCCCGGTGGAGTGGGCCCTGCACTGGTTATGGAAGCAGCCCGAAGTAAGCGTGGTACTGAGTGGAATGTCGCATCTGGATCAGCTGAAAGAAAATCTGCAGCTCTCCGACGAATTTACACAGAAAGAATGGACCTCCCGGGATGATGAGGCCCTCCAACGGGCCGTCGGCCTGATCAGAGGCCTCAAACGGGTCGACTGTACGGCCTGTTCTTACTGCATGCCCTGTCCCGAAGGGGTCAATATCCCCCGGAACTTCGCCCTGTACAATGATTTTCATATGTTGCATGATCCGGCGGCCAGACTCCGGTACACCCGACTGTTGAGTGATACGGCAAAAGCCTCCAACTGTATTCAGTGCGGTCTTTGTGAACCACAGTGTCCGCAGGGAATTCCCATTCGTGCCGAGCTGGAGCATGTGGCTGAGCTCTTCGGCAGCGAGTAG
- the asnA gene encoding aspartate--ammonia ligase, which yields MKLYIPRNYRSVLTLKETERAIKMVKDFFELNLAAELKLRRVTAPLFVQRGTGINDDLNGTERPVSFEVKDMDGITAEIVHSLAKWKRMMLADYEIANNYGLYTDMNALRPDEELDNIHSIYVDQWDWEKIISAEKRNIAHLKAVVNQIYSVIKRTEFIVYENHPEIVPLLPDAIHFIHAEELLERYPDRNPKEREFEIAKEYGAVFIIGIGAELANGEPHDGRAPDYDDWSTPTENAYRGLNGDIVVWNPILENAFELSSMGIRVDKAALIRQLDIQGKSERKDLLFHKRLLAGEFPESIGGGIGQSRLCMYFLRKAHIGEVQASLWPGQMHDHCRKSGIILM from the coding sequence ATGAAACTTTACATACCCCGTAATTACCGTTCCGTTCTCACTCTGAAGGAAACCGAGCGCGCCATAAAAATGGTGAAGGATTTCTTTGAGCTGAACCTGGCAGCGGAACTGAAACTGAGAAGGGTCACCGCACCCCTCTTTGTCCAGAGAGGAACAGGAATCAATGATGACCTGAATGGTACCGAGCGACCGGTATCTTTCGAAGTGAAGGATATGGACGGAATCACTGCTGAAATCGTCCACTCGCTGGCCAAATGGAAGCGGATGATGCTTGCCGATTACGAGATCGCCAACAACTATGGTCTCTATACGGATATGAATGCCCTGCGTCCCGATGAAGAGCTGGACAATATACACTCCATCTATGTGGACCAGTGGGACTGGGAAAAGATCATCTCAGCGGAAAAGCGGAATATTGCACACCTGAAGGCCGTTGTGAATCAGATTTATTCGGTCATAAAACGTACCGAATTTATTGTATATGAAAACCATCCTGAAATAGTGCCCCTTCTGCCCGACGCCATCCATTTCATCCACGCCGAAGAGTTACTGGAGCGTTATCCTGACCGGAATCCGAAGGAACGCGAATTTGAAATTGCCAAAGAGTACGGGGCTGTCTTTATCATCGGGATCGGAGCCGAGCTGGCCAACGGAGAACCCCACGACGGACGGGCGCCCGATTACGACGACTGGTCCACTCCCACAGAAAACGCTTACCGGGGACTGAACGGGGATATTGTGGTCTGGAACCCCATCCTGGAAAATGCCTTCGAGCTTTCCTCCATGGGAATCCGGGTCGACAAAGCAGCCCTGATCCGGCAACTGGATATCCAGGGGAAGTCGGAACGCAAAGACCTGTTATTCCACAAGAGACTGCTGGCAGGAGAATTCCCGGAATCGATAGGTGGTGGAATCGGCCAATCGAGGCTCTGTATGTATTTTCTACGGAAAGCGCATATCGGAGAGGTTCAGGCCAGCCTCTGGCCGGGACAGATGCATGACCACTGCCGCAAATCCGGCATCATCCTTATGTAA
- a CDS encoding PKD domain-containing protein has protein sequence MLWIFPAFGYGQDCNIISKANDINPDQFCSPVEVVSWEVSYVGVNHAGTSVEILFDWDDGNTETVTALEIDAASGEWGAIATHVYVSDDDRCNHRPVASLVVNGVICTSSSQEQIVTVWDDDNTNGGRVQAAPDVYPICVGNGATMQFDDATLFNCVPPQEEDVPNTRTRWIQWIYGTSISMTGAPVMVDGAVRAYPFEGPVIELTGPVTGSNERSLPITVADDKLVGQEFEVELRYWNYCNPYPTSDPVTDRSVIRIVDIPDATITPVDTLCEYESNIFLTAATEGGTWSGTGIVDEFTGEFSPQVAGTGTHLITYFVTSGNNCSSTDSEYIAVRPGPDGTITPAGPFCTYDPPFDLEAASAPGTWTGEGITNSSTGLFDPTVAGPGTFIIAFESVPDANGCVGADTLELVVMEPPFAGFLTPDSAWCETGNNQTVGRILIRGSGGSTFDLVLDIRGIRDTLSDLSKDTILVFLNNESGLNQYNLVKIIEYHGQLSCETELFDTLNMEVHPMPEMELEMEYENLCSPVEVEFESAEGYERYTWDFGDGSLQMTPGNQVSHTYDYDYSQAHQGTDTTFSIRLIIETAFGCRDSLSDSINIYPTPVADFFVNPLIQNFPDSEISLVNLSSPGNWSYLWDFGDGNSDSQKDPEQHVYGDWGRFDVQLLTYSPFCRDSIVRQIQIMPPPPRAMFQPDTSGCPPLDITFRNQSLYADAYVWDFDDGSFSTEASPTHRFWESKVHEVKLIAYGLSGTDTARQIIQIHPSPTALFEVYPREAKNLKQLFKFLNNSMDASEYLWDFGDGNTSTDENPSHVYKEPGIFTVSLYVWSDHSCPDTLVREKWIHIMEGEGNTVFPNAFVWNGSGPTGGNWGENAIDNTVFHPHMENAIALHMIIYTRWGEMIWESNDVYIGWDGYLKSGELVPPGVYIYKAWVTYRDGLQELLAGDVTFLH, from the coding sequence ATGCTGTGGATATTCCCGGCTTTCGGGTACGGACAGGATTGTAATATTATATCCAAAGCCAATGATATCAATCCGGATCAATTCTGCTCCCCTGTGGAAGTGGTGAGCTGGGAAGTGAGTTATGTGGGTGTAAACCATGCAGGGACCTCCGTTGAGATCCTCTTTGACTGGGATGATGGAAATACCGAAACAGTCACCGCCCTTGAAATTGATGCAGCCTCCGGCGAATGGGGAGCCATTGCCACACATGTCTATGTGTCTGACGATGACAGGTGTAATCACAGGCCCGTGGCCTCGTTGGTCGTAAACGGAGTCATATGTACTTCCTCCTCCCAGGAGCAGATTGTCACTGTTTGGGACGATGACAATACCAACGGGGGAAGGGTCCAGGCAGCGCCCGATGTGTATCCCATTTGTGTGGGAAACGGGGCGACCATGCAATTCGATGATGCCACCCTGTTTAATTGCGTTCCTCCCCAGGAAGAAGATGTGCCAAATACCAGAACAAGATGGATACAGTGGATCTATGGTACGAGTATAAGCATGACCGGAGCACCTGTAATGGTGGATGGAGCAGTCAGAGCCTATCCTTTCGAGGGCCCTGTTATTGAGCTGACCGGACCGGTAACAGGATCCAACGAAAGAAGCCTGCCCATCACCGTTGCGGATGATAAACTCGTGGGACAGGAATTCGAGGTGGAATTGCGCTACTGGAATTATTGCAACCCTTATCCCACCTCGGATCCTGTAACGGACCGGTCTGTCATCCGGATCGTGGACATCCCCGACGCGACCATTACTCCGGTGGACACCCTTTGCGAGTATGAGAGCAACATTTTTCTCACGGCTGCAACGGAAGGGGGCACCTGGAGCGGAACAGGTATCGTGGATGAATTCACAGGCGAATTCTCTCCACAGGTAGCCGGTACCGGGACGCATCTGATCACCTATTTTGTGACCTCCGGAAATAACTGCTCATCGACAGACAGCGAATATATTGCGGTCAGACCGGGGCCGGATGGCACCATCACCCCGGCGGGTCCTTTCTGTACCTACGACCCGCCTTTTGATCTTGAAGCAGCATCAGCTCCGGGCACATGGACCGGTGAGGGCATCACCAACAGCAGCACCGGATTGTTCGATCCCACGGTTGCCGGACCCGGAACTTTTATCATTGCTTTTGAAAGTGTTCCGGATGCCAATGGTTGTGTGGGTGCCGATACGCTTGAACTGGTGGTTATGGAACCGCCTTTTGCCGGGTTCCTGACCCCCGACTCGGCCTGGTGCGAGACCGGTAACAACCAGACCGTCGGGAGGATTCTGATCCGTGGTTCCGGGGGGTCCACTTTCGATCTGGTCCTGGATATCCGGGGGATCAGAGATACCCTGTCAGATCTTTCAAAGGACACGATTTTAGTCTTTTTAAATAATGAAAGCGGGCTGAATCAGTATAATCTGGTGAAAATCATAGAGTATCATGGCCAATTGAGTTGCGAAACAGAGCTTTTCGACACCCTGAACATGGAGGTCCATCCCATGCCGGAAATGGAGTTGGAAATGGAGTATGAGAACCTGTGCAGTCCTGTTGAAGTGGAATTTGAAAGTGCGGAAGGCTACGAAAGGTACACCTGGGACTTTGGCGATGGCAGCCTGCAGATGACGCCCGGCAATCAGGTTAGCCATACCTACGATTATGACTATAGCCAGGCTCATCAGGGAACGGATACCACATTTAGTATCCGCTTAATTATAGAGACCGCTTTTGGGTGCAGGGATTCATTGAGCGATAGCATAAATATATATCCGACACCGGTGGCGGACTTTTTCGTGAATCCTCTGATTCAGAATTTTCCGGATTCAGAGATCTCCCTGGTTAATCTGAGTTCACCCGGAAACTGGTCCTATCTCTGGGATTTTGGGGATGGGAACTCGGATTCACAAAAAGATCCGGAACAACATGTATATGGGGACTGGGGTCGTTTCGATGTGCAGCTGCTTACCTACAGTCCTTTTTGCCGGGACAGCATTGTCAGGCAAATCCAGATTATGCCACCTCCCCCACGGGCCATGTTTCAGCCCGATACCTCAGGCTGTCCACCCCTGGACATCACCTTCAGAAATCAAAGCCTCTATGCAGATGCCTATGTTTGGGATTTTGACGACGGCTCCTTTTCGACGGAAGCTTCACCCACACACAGGTTCTGGGAAAGCAAGGTTCATGAGGTAAAACTGATAGCCTATGGTCTGTCCGGCACCGATACCGCCCGGCAGATCATACAGATTCACCCGTCTCCCACAGCGCTTTTCGAGGTCTACCCCAGGGAGGCCAAGAATCTGAAACAGCTGTTCAAGTTTCTTAATAACTCCATGGACGCCAGTGAATACCTGTGGGACTTTGGCGATGGGAACACTTCCACGGATGAAAATCCCTCCCATGTCTATAAGGAACCTGGAATCTTCACTGTTTCTCTCTATGTCTGGAGCGATCACTCCTGTCCGGATACACTGGTCAGGGAAAAATGGATCCACATAATGGAAGGGGAAGGGAATACGGTATTCCCCAATGCCTTTGTTTGGAACGGGAGCGGACCAACGGGAGGAAACTGGGGGGAGAATGCCATTGATAATACGGTGTTCCATCCCCATATGGAGAATGCGATCGCCTTGCATATGATCATATATACCCGGTGGGGAGAGATGATCTGGGAAAGCAACGACGTATATATTGGTTGGGATGGCTACCTGAAATCGGGAGAGCTGGTCCCCCCGGGAGTGTATATCTACAAAGCCTGGGTAACCTACAGAGACGGCCTTCAGGAGCTTCTGGCAGGCGATGTGACCTTCCTGCATTAA